In the Ilumatobacteraceae bacterium genome, one interval contains:
- a CDS encoding ATP-dependent DNA ligase translates to MSLPIQQPIKPMLAKLARSIPDTADVLYEPKWDGFRCIVFRDGDDIQLASRNQKPFNRYFPELVPVLADALPERCVVDGEIVVAHAEGHGLDFDALQQRIHPAASRVDMLAEQTPAQFVAFDILALGDDDLMDTPFGERRSLLERHLDPNDSVHLTPATTDPAIAERWFTRFEGAGLDGLMVKPLDGVYAPDKRTLVKVKHERTADCVVAGFRIHKDGEGVGSLLLGLYGDDDRLHHVGVCAAFTAKFRKELVDELGPLTENALDGHPWQGWAEAQADSTQRMPGGFSRWNVNKDLSFVPLRPERVVEVTFGQLESGRFRHGVKFQRWRPDRTPESCRYDQLDVASPVRFDDLLAESG, encoded by the coding sequence ATGAGCCTCCCGATCCAGCAACCGATCAAACCCATGCTCGCCAAGCTGGCCCGGTCGATCCCCGACACCGCCGACGTGCTCTACGAGCCGAAGTGGGACGGCTTCCGGTGCATCGTGTTCCGTGACGGCGACGACATCCAGCTCGCGAGCCGCAACCAGAAGCCATTCAACCGGTACTTCCCCGAGCTGGTGCCGGTGCTCGCCGATGCGTTGCCCGAGCGGTGTGTCGTCGACGGGGAGATCGTCGTCGCCCACGCCGAAGGTCACGGTCTCGACTTCGACGCGCTCCAGCAGCGCATCCACCCAGCGGCCTCGCGGGTCGACATGCTCGCCGAACAGACGCCGGCCCAGTTCGTCGCGTTCGACATCCTGGCGCTCGGCGACGACGACCTGATGGACACACCGTTCGGTGAGCGGCGCTCGTTGCTCGAACGTCACCTCGATCCGAACGACAGCGTGCATCTGACGCCGGCCACGACCGACCCCGCCATCGCCGAGCGGTGGTTCACCCGGTTCGAGGGGGCTGGGCTCGACGGCCTGATGGTGAAGCCGCTCGACGGTGTCTACGCACCCGACAAGCGCACGCTCGTCAAGGTCAAGCACGAGCGCACGGCCGATTGTGTGGTCGCCGGCTTCCGGATTCACAAGGACGGTGAGGGCGTCGGTTCGCTCCTGCTCGGGTTGTACGGCGACGACGACCGGCTCCACCACGTCGGTGTGTGCGCGGCGTTCACGGCCAAGTTCCGCAAGGAGCTCGTCGACGAGCTCGGCCCGCTCACCGAGAACGCGCTCGACGGGCACCCGTGGCAGGGATGGGCCGAGGCACAGGCCGACAGCACGCAGCGCATGCCCGGCGGGTTCTCACGCTGGAACGTGAACAAGGACCTCTCGTTCGTGCCGCTCCGGCCGGAACGGGTGGTCGAGGTGACGTTCGGCCAACTCGAGTCGGGCCGGTTCCGGCACGGCGTGAAGTTCCAACGTTGGCGTCCGGATCGCACACCCGAGTCGTGTCGCTACGACCAGCTCGACGTCGCGAGTCCGGTGCGGTTCGACGACCTGCTCGCCGAATCCGGCTGA
- a CDS encoding CopD family protein: MSVRTSVPSRVGAPVADRVRSMLLAVAAVLVALAVGSPAAAQDTNSLQSITPQDGASLSESPTEIQLVFTQELAVDDEVAVNLSCSFQPQDTGVPEADDDRLIVTTPINTPLPKGACTIAWSLRDVAGETLLSSTTSFTVTNDPPATATDPPDAGAAAATTTDPFIRTDATPAAAAASEPVDQGSTGGALWLGRMLSTLGILVVFGGLALISVGWPEGPEYVVTVRFLRAAWALALLGTFLYLIAYAADFSGTSLGSAMSPGQWLDLYDDGWRGRGALLRLVFIGATGWVAIRPERIIDPQSAMWAWALPGFALVAVSLSRTDGPAAPIGFVIGFVHVLSVAIWFGGAALVARVVLAGPGEDDLVQATRTFSRISIPAILVACVTGIMQLIRLDGGDLFGSSHGRVLLLKVVAVAAMLAVALAVRQQVTMRLDRAHELTAPAADRFRRAFGAEAALGVVALAFSGWLIGLTPSKIDDFPREDLPRELPFTDEATGLDAVVYIGPAQVGRNGFRIEVDAPAENINNLTLRFIPPEGSNLPTLEQPIPLTTWGTAQLAIADGLPFQVGGVWTLQVSVSTATGTLDGATRTFQVFDADGNEVVTPQVPVSTPTQISVVEQSNTTAPFATTTTTPPPTTPTTAPPEG, from the coding sequence GTGAGCGTTCGAACCTCTGTTCCCTCGCGCGTGGGCGCACCGGTCGCCGACCGGGTCAGGTCGATGCTCCTCGCCGTCGCGGCGGTCCTGGTTGCGCTCGCGGTCGGCTCGCCCGCCGCCGCGCAGGACACGAACTCGCTCCAGTCGATCACGCCGCAAGACGGCGCGTCGCTCTCCGAGTCGCCGACCGAGATCCAGCTGGTGTTCACGCAGGAGCTCGCGGTCGACGACGAGGTCGCCGTCAATCTGTCGTGCAGTTTCCAACCGCAGGACACGGGCGTCCCCGAGGCCGACGACGACCGACTGATCGTCACCACCCCGATCAACACCCCGTTGCCCAAGGGTGCGTGCACGATCGCCTGGTCGCTCAGGGACGTCGCCGGCGAGACCCTGCTGAGCAGCACGACGTCGTTCACCGTCACCAACGATCCGCCCGCCACCGCGACCGACCCGCCCGATGCCGGAGCGGCGGCCGCCACGACGACCGACCCGTTCATCCGGACCGACGCGACCCCGGCTGCTGCCGCCGCGAGCGAACCCGTCGACCAGGGCAGCACCGGCGGCGCCCTCTGGCTCGGCCGGATGCTGTCGACCCTCGGCATCCTCGTCGTGTTCGGCGGCCTCGCCCTGATCAGCGTCGGTTGGCCCGAGGGCCCGGAGTACGTCGTCACCGTCCGCTTCCTCCGTGCCGCGTGGGCGCTGGCGCTGCTCGGCACGTTCCTCTACCTGATCGCCTACGCCGCCGACTTCAGCGGGACGTCCCTCGGCTCGGCGATGAGCCCCGGGCAGTGGCTCGACCTCTACGACGACGGATGGCGCGGCCGCGGTGCACTGTTGCGCCTGGTGTTCATTGGCGCCACCGGTTGGGTTGCGATCCGTCCCGAACGGATCATCGACCCGCAGAGCGCCATGTGGGCCTGGGCGCTACCCGGGTTCGCACTCGTCGCCGTCTCGCTCAGCCGCACCGACGGTCCCGCCGCTCCGATCGGTTTCGTCATCGGGTTCGTCCACGTGCTGTCGGTCGCGATCTGGTTCGGAGGAGCCGCACTCGTGGCCCGGGTCGTGCTCGCCGGACCGGGCGAGGACGACCTCGTCCAGGCGACGCGCACCTTCAGCCGGATCTCGATTCCCGCGATCCTCGTGGCCTGCGTGACCGGGATCATGCAGCTCATCCGACTCGACGGTGGCGACCTGTTCGGTTCGAGCCACGGCCGGGTCCTGCTCCTGAAGGTGGTCGCCGTCGCTGCCATGTTGGCCGTGGCGCTCGCCGTACGACAGCAGGTGACCATGCGGCTCGACCGCGCACACGAACTGACCGCGCCCGCCGCCGACCGGTTCCGTCGCGCGTTCGGCGCCGAGGCCGCGCTCGGGGTCGTCGCCCTCGCGTTCAGCGGTTGGCTGATCGGTCTCACGCCGTCGAAGATCGACGACTTCCCCCGCGAGGACCTCCCGCGCGAGCTGCCGTTCACCGACGAGGCGACCGGCCTCGACGCGGTGGTCTACATCGGTCCGGCCCAGGTCGGCCGCAACGGGTTCCGGATCGAGGTCGACGCTCCCGCCGAGAACATCAACAACCTGACACTGCGGTTCATCCCACCGGAGGGCAGCAACCTCCCGACGCTCGAACAGCCGATCCCGCTGACGACGTGGGGCACGGCGCAACTCGCCATCGCCGACGGCCTGCCGTTCCAGGTCGGTGGCGTGTGGACGTTGCAGGTCAGCGTGAGCACGGCGACCGGGACGCTCGACGGAGCGACCCGCACGTTCCAGGTGTTCGACGCCGACGGCAACGAAGTCGTGACGCCGCAGGTGCCGGTCTCCACGCCGACCCAGATCTCCGTGGTCGAACAGAGCAACACGACGGCGCCGTTCGCGACGACCACGACGACCCCGCCGCCGACCACGCCGACCACCGCCCCGCCCGAGGGCTGA
- the dnaX gene encoding DNA polymerase III subunit gamma/tau — translation MATQSLYRRYRPRRFSELKGQDHVVRALRDAVMSGREGQAYLFSGPRGTGKTTSARILAKVLNCENVIDGEPCCACESCLSVERGTSYDVHELDAASNNGVDSIRDLVEKASLGTPGRHKVYILDEVHMLSKAAEAALLKTLEEPPPHVVFVLATTDPQKMSDTIRSRTQHLQFHLLPSDTLAEHVQWVAQDAGLDLSQAALDAALTRGGGSARDTLSALELLASTGGDVSDVIDLDEFLTGLIERDSGRVLTAMGHAVGLGRDPRTVTEDIVRHLRNAFLALMAPELVVLPSDRVDAIATQAQQLGAAALVRAIERLGSALLDMRHAPDPRILVEVALVQLTHDDVGSDTEALMARIERLENTVKQLRESGAAAAAVPKDPSTGRAVLGGAARRPTPTRTAEPSTAQTPADQTPAQTPAAEPPAAQSPAGQTPAAQSPAAQSPAGQTPAAQTPAASPEPAETASPRTAPADAPAAPAPTPAPEPAAPPAPSISVPDAWEHTVKGQVKPLVRALYSAGSFVGNRGDTWMFSVPNEAHGNKCNEFRADVEAALARAVGTPVTIEFVSGGGAVGDEPRSTPTRPEPSREPPAPASSPGPSSTSAASTPASAPAAPRPRPEPEPEPDVEPEPYVPEADEDVDLHELTDAPPESVKTPIDRLAEAFPGSELMTDD, via the coding sequence ATGGCAACCCAGTCCCTCTACCGCCGCTATCGGCCGCGTCGATTCAGCGAACTCAAGGGTCAGGATCATGTGGTTCGGGCGCTTCGCGACGCCGTGATGTCGGGCCGCGAAGGCCAGGCGTACCTGTTCTCCGGGCCGCGCGGCACCGGCAAGACCACGTCGGCGCGCATCCTGGCCAAGGTCCTCAACTGCGAGAACGTGATCGACGGCGAGCCGTGCTGCGCGTGCGAATCGTGCCTGTCGGTCGAACGTGGCACGAGCTACGACGTGCACGAACTCGACGCCGCGTCGAACAACGGCGTCGATTCGATCCGCGACCTGGTCGAGAAGGCCTCGCTCGGCACACCGGGCCGGCACAAGGTGTACATCCTCGACGAGGTCCACATGCTCTCCAAGGCGGCCGAGGCGGCGCTGCTCAAGACGCTCGAGGAGCCTCCTCCGCACGTCGTGTTCGTCCTGGCCACGACCGACCCGCAGAAGATGAGCGACACGATCCGGTCGCGAACCCAGCACCTGCAGTTCCACCTGTTGCCGTCCGACACGCTCGCCGAACACGTGCAGTGGGTCGCCCAGGACGCCGGCCTCGACCTGTCGCAGGCGGCGCTCGACGCGGCGTTGACCCGGGGTGGCGGCTCGGCTCGCGACACGTTGTCGGCACTCGAACTGCTCGCGTCGACGGGCGGCGATGTCAGCGACGTCATCGATCTCGACGAGTTCCTGACCGGCCTGATCGAGCGCGATTCCGGTCGTGTCCTCACCGCGATGGGCCACGCGGTCGGGTTGGGCCGCGACCCGCGCACGGTCACCGAAGACATCGTGCGGCACCTCCGCAACGCATTCCTGGCGTTGATGGCGCCCGAACTGGTCGTGCTGCCGTCCGACCGGGTCGATGCGATCGCGACCCAGGCACAGCAGCTCGGTGCGGCGGCACTCGTCCGAGCGATCGAGCGGCTCGGATCGGCGTTGCTCGACATGCGCCATGCGCCCGACCCGCGGATCCTCGTCGAGGTGGCGCTGGTGCAGCTCACCCACGACGACGTCGGGAGCGACACCGAAGCGTTGATGGCCCGGATCGAGCGTTTGGAGAACACGGTCAAGCAGCTGCGCGAGTCGGGCGCCGCCGCGGCCGCGGTGCCGAAGGATCCGTCGACGGGCAGGGCGGTGCTCGGCGGCGCGGCGCGGCGCCCGACGCCGACCCGAACGGCCGAGCCATCGACTGCCCAGACGCCTGCCGACCAGACGCCTGCCCAGACGCCTGCTGCCGAGCCGCCGGCTGCCCAGTCACCTGCTGGCCAGACTCCTGCTGCCCAGTCACCTGCTGCCCAGTCACCTGCTGGCCAGACGCCTGCTGCCCAGACGCCGGCCGCATCACCCGAACCTGCCGAGACGGCATCGCCCCGCACCGCGCCCGCCGACGCACCGGCGGCCCCGGCACCGACCCCGGCGCCCGAGCCGGCGGCACCGCCCGCCCCGTCGATCTCGGTGCCCGATGCGTGGGAGCACACGGTCAAGGGCCAGGTCAAGCCGCTCGTCCGTGCGCTGTACTCGGCCGGTTCGTTCGTCGGCAACCGTGGCGACACGTGGATGTTCTCGGTCCCGAACGAGGCGCACGGCAACAAGTGCAACGAGTTCCGTGCCGACGTCGAAGCCGCCCTCGCCCGCGCCGTCGGCACGCCGGTCACGATCGAGTTCGTCAGCGGCGGTGGCGCCGTGGGCGACGAGCCTCGGTCGACGCCGACCCGGCCCGAGCCCAGCCGCGAGCCGCCGGCTCCCGCCTCGTCACCCGGGCCGTCGTCGACGTCCGCGGCGTCGACTCCCGCCTCGGCCCCTGCCGCACCTCGGCCGCGGCCCGAGCCCGAGCCCGAGCCCGACGTCGAACCCGAGCCGTACGTCCCCGAGGCCGACGAAGACGTCGACCTGCACGAGCTGACCGACGCCCCACCCGAATCGGTCAAGACGCCGATCGATCGGCTCGCCGAGGCATTCCCCGGCTCCGAGCTGATGACCGACGACTGA
- the recR gene encoding recombination mediator RecR: MASAYTPPVQSLIDELGRLPGIGPKSAQRIAFHLLKVPADDAHRLAHAIREAKDKVRFCERCFNVSERELCTYCSDDRRDSSIICVVEESRDIVSVERTGEFNGRYHVLLGAMSPLEGIGPEQLKIRELLERLGPEDVQEVIVCTNPNTEGEVTAMYLARMLKPLGLKVTRLASGLPVGGDLEYADELTLGRALEGRRSID, from the coding sequence ATGGCCAGCGCGTACACCCCTCCCGTCCAATCACTGATCGACGAACTCGGCCGATTGCCCGGCATCGGACCCAAGTCGGCGCAACGGATCGCGTTCCACCTGCTCAAGGTCCCGGCCGACGACGCCCACCGACTCGCTCACGCGATCCGCGAGGCGAAGGACAAGGTGCGCTTCTGCGAACGGTGCTTCAACGTCTCGGAGCGTGAGCTCTGCACCTACTGCAGCGACGACCGGCGCGACTCCTCGATCATCTGTGTCGTCGAAGAGTCGCGCGACATCGTGTCGGTCGAGCGCACCGGTGAGTTCAACGGGCGCTACCACGTGCTGCTCGGTGCCATGAGCCCGCTCGAGGGCATCGGGCCCGAACAGCTGAAGATCCGCGAGTTGCTCGAGCGGCTGGGCCCGGAAGATGTCCAAGAGGTCATCGTGTGCACCAACCCCAACACCGAGGGCGAGGTGACCGCCATGTACCTGGCCCGCATGCTGAAGCCGCTGGGCCTGAAGGTCACCCGGCTGGCTTCCGGTCTGCCGGTCGGTGGCGATCTCGAGTACGCCGACGAGTTGACCCTCGGTCGGGCGCTCGAGGGCCGCCGTTCGATCGACTGA